A region of the Carya illinoinensis cultivar Pawnee chromosome 16, C.illinoinensisPawnee_v1, whole genome shotgun sequence genome:
AGATTTAAACAccctataaaataaatatatattgcatgtCAACGGTCAGGATTGCTGGCGATCATAGccttgtttatatatatgtcagCCTCGATCTCAAACTCTCTCCTAATTCCCAGAAACAAGCGTACAGTTCCATATCTAATATTAGAGCAGAAAGTTGTTTTTTCCTGATTTTGGGTCCAAGAATTTTAAACTATGAGCCCTGCAAAGTTCAATGGCGATGATGATCTTCATGAGAATTCGAGGAGGGAAATCAATGGAGTTCGTCCTTCTCCGTTGAAGATCCGGAAGGGCTCCCGTTTCATTCACAAGCCGTCGTCTTCAACGTCCAACTCTTCGGTTCCTTGCGTTAATGTTCCGGCCAGGCAGCAGAAGCAACCACGGCCGCCGGTGATTATATACACCCAGTCTCCAAAGATCATCCACACGCATGCAAAGGATTTCAGGGCTCTCGTTCAGAAGCTCACCGGCATGTCGTCGCCGTCAAGTAGCAATAATAATCATGAAACAGATACTGCACAGGTACCGCCTGATCCTGATCAACCTCATGAGAGCAGAGGTGAGAGTGCTTTTTTTGTGGAAGGAAATCATAATCATAACATTAAGACTTTGAGCAATGATGATAATGATTCATCTTCGGTTCTAACTGATGAGAATTCCAGTGGTGGCTGTGGTGTTGATTTCAAGGCAAGTTCGTTCTCTATTTCTTCAGCAAATGAAAGCCAATCTCATCCACATTTTGCTGATATCCCTTCGTTTACCCCGAATGATCACACTAATTTCTATGGCTGGACTCGGCCGGTTTATCAATATCCTGATTCGGCAAACATTTCGCCTGCTgttttcaagtttatgtagggATTTGCAGAATATTGAGATTGTTTAGTGTTGGTTGGTAGGGTAAAGTGTTTTGAGCGGATTAGTCAGTTTGTTCATAAGTTTATCATTTAGGTGTGgatttcttttgtttccttttgaTCAGTTAGTGTAAAAACAGTTGAATGTGAATTTCAGGAATTAATAATTAGTAGAATCTTTTGCCATCTAAGGGAAGATTGATCTCTGTCCCATCTCTTCTGATTTGTATGGCATTGGTTACCTATAAATGACAGCAGTGCTTTTGAAGATGCAACATAATTTCAAAATCCCTAATCTCTTTCTAGCTAGAAATAAAAGTATAATGTTTGGATACTCATGAATTAAGATGATATCATAAGCATATAATAGGAAACAACTTAATACTGGACCATAATTCTGACCGAAAAGCTATGCACTTTCTTCTTCACACTCTCTGTGGTGTCATCCAGAGCTTCTTCTCTCCTACTATATCTCTAGAGCTTGCCTTACCACTCCATTTTTAAGACGACTTCTTTTGGTATATTGCTTCAAATTAGGGTTATTTCTCTCATCTGCGTTTCATCCCTCTAGTAAATCTCTCCACTTTCAAACATCCCTACATCCCTTTCATCTGGTAAATACCTACACCTCACCTtccacttcatcttcttcagatGGACAACACCCTCACAACCGATATATATGTTAAGGACAACACCCTCATGACAGCTAAAACTTTAAAGACAATTGGTAGTGTAACATAGTATTAAAGTAGAATGCATGGGTTACTTCATTAATTAAAGTTAGTATTCTTTCCAATGCGTGGAGGTTTGCAAAGGCTTCTCAATTGAAAGAGGATAGGCATACGTTCATCTGAACATTCACTAATCCAGAACATAGGTCAAAAGCCCTCAGTCAAGGGCCTTGGATTATCCGAGGCTGCCCACTTTTCATGAAAGAATGGCCTCTCGATCTGCCTATACACCAGATCAACTTCTCCCATGCCcctctttgtcttcattttgtaGACTCCCACCAGACGGCCGTTTATCTAATTCCACTGCAGAATCAGTAGCAAAAATAATGGGAACTCTGCCACAAATAGATTTTGCATCTGTCTTGGCCGTTATGAGTACAAAGGCCTATGATACAGGAATAAAGGTTGGACAAGGAAAGTGAAGGCATAATAGGAAGCTGTTGGCAATCCGTGAAGTTTCTTTAGAAATTATTGTCTTTATTATGGtagttattattatatttattttgttccttTAGTTCTTTTGTCTTTCAGCATCAATCATAGGTAAGGCATGGCGGATTGATCCTGTAACAAAGCATAGACGAAAAGGAAAAAGGCTAAGTTGCAGAGAGCATCATGCACGAAGGGGTCGGAAAGTTTCCTCTGTATATTGAATGAATAAAATGCACAATACAAACAAGGACTCATATACACACTCTGCTCTAACAAACTAACAGAATCCTATACCAAAAATAGAAGCCAGCTAATTAAAGTGATACTTTctgagaataaaataaaatgcaagtaAAACAAATAAGACAAAATGTCCTTTTCCAGAACGACTTATAGCTATTGTAGGAATGAGACAGCTTGTAGTTGGTGCATACTCAGTGTGTAATAGCCCCCcacaagatggagaaaagagatTCATTATTCCCATCTTGTGTAAATGCGATTGAAGAAGGAAAGagggtaatgcttttgtgaaaatatctgctagttGACAGTGAGAAGGAACATGGGCTGTGATGATACTGCCCTCTTGGATCTTGTCTCTAATTAGATGACAATCTAATTCAATGTGCCTCGTTCGTTCGTGAAAAACTGGATTTGCAGCGATGTGGAGGGCTGTTTGGTTGTCACAATAGAGAGAGACAGCTTGTGGATGTGAAACTCTTAAGTTAGTGAGTAAGTATCTCAACCAAGTGAGCTCAGAACAGGTGGAGGCCATGGAATGATATTCTGCTTCTGCTGAGGAACAAGAAACCACAGATTGTTTCTTCGTTTTCCATGAAACAAGTGAGTTGTCAAGGAGGATGCAATAGCCCGTGATAGAGCGACGGGTGTCAGGGAATTAGGCCCAATCAAAATCACAATATGCCTTGAGCTGGAGCTGGGATGTAGATGACAACAAAATTCCTTGTCCAGAGGCTGCTTTAATATATCGAAGTACATTGTGAGCAGTGGCTAAGTGTGTAGTTGTAGGGTGATCCATGTACTAACTCGAGAGCTAGACAGCATAGCATATGTCAGGTCTAGTAATTGTTAAGTATAACAAACGTCCAATGAGCCTACGATAAGAGCTTGGATCTTGAAGAAGATCACCAGAAGTTTTACTGATCTTAAAATTCTGGTGAAGGGGCAGTTTGAGGGGCTTGCTGCCAAGTGTGCCCGAGTCAGCCAAAATATCTAAGGCATATTTTATTTGGCATAGATGGATTCCTTTCGAAGATTGAGCAACCTCCAACCCAAGAAAATAACACAAAGAGCCAAGATTCTTAATCTTAAAATGAGTATTAAGGAGATTTTTTAGGGAAGCAATTGTGGTTGGACAGTTTCCAGCTACAATAATATCGTCAACATAAACTAGTAAGGCAGTAAATGAAGTGTCATCTAGTTTAGTAAAGAGGCTGTAATCAGCCTTAGATTGCTCAAAACTAAAGGCCTTGGAGTACCATTGTCTTGAGGCTTACTTAAGGCCATAAAGGCTCTTAAGCAATTTGCAAACTTGATGAGGTTCTCCTTTGTTGTAGCTAGGTGGTTTTCGCATATGAATCTCCTCGTCTAAGTCACCATGGAGAAATGCGTTGTTGACGTCAAATTGATGGAGAGACCAGCCTTGGACTGCTACTACAGAAAGTAAAAATCTCACTGTGACCATCTTTGCAACTGGAGAAAATGTCTTTGTGTAGTCAATCCCTTCTTGCTGTGTAAAACCCTTGGCAACAAGTCTTGCTTTCAGCCTTTCAACAGTCCCATCAGAATGGAATTTGGTCTTGTATACATATTTACAATCGATGGCTTCTTTTCCAGGAGGCAAATCAGTGATGATCCAAGTAAAATTCTGTTCTAAGGCTTGCAGCTCATTGTTCATAGCTTGACACCAACCAGGGTCCTTCACAGCTTGCTTATATGTTTATGGTTCAGAAACAGTGAAAATTGAAGTGGAGAATGCAGTAAAGGAGGGAGAAAATTTCTGGTATGTGAGAAAATTTGTTAAGGGATAAGGATTACCAATTGCTGCAGGAGGAGACTTGAACATCAATGGTGGGGAAGCAGGAAATGAGGCCTGTTGGTAGTGGAATTCTTGTAAGTACTGAGGAGCTCTCCTCATCCTTGTGGACCTGCGAAAGGGGGGATTAGAAACAACATGTGAAGGGGAAGTGGAGGTGGTAGGCATGGAAGTTGTAGCAATGGGAAGGAAGGGTGAGTTAGAACAATCTGTTGGTGGAAGATCTGGAATTTGAGAAGGGGAAGGAGTGTTTGCAGAATTTGTTGAACGGAGGAGATTGGAGTTGGAAGTGTGGGTTGGAAAATCAAGAGAGTCAGGTAAGGGTTgagtaaaaacaaaattaggGGTGTGAGATGTAGTAGAAGTTGGTGAGGGCAAGGATTGGAAGGGAAAAACTGATTCATGAAATAGAACATCCCTAGAAACAACGGTGGTTTTTGTGTCAAGGTCAAGGAGTTTATATCCTTTGACACCAAAAGGATATCCAAGAAAAATGCACATGCGAGCTCGGGATCAAACTTTTTCCTACCATGGGAAAGGGTAGTGGCAAAACAAAGAGAGCCAAAGACTCTCGTGTGAGCATTAGTAGGTTTGGAGTTAAATAATAGCTCATATGGGGTCTTGTTTTGAAGGAGAGGGCTAGGGGTCCTATTAATCAAGTATGTGGCAGTTAAGACACAGTCATTCCAGTATTCAAGTGGTAGACcagcttgaaattttagtgcTTAGGCCACATTAAGCAAgtgttggtgttttctttccACAACACCGTTTTGTTGTGGGGTGGCAACACAACATTTTTAATGTACAATGCCTTTAGTGTTAAAGAAATCTGTCATTTGGAATTAACTTCCATTGTCActtcttaaaaatttgattttaaggTCAAATTGGGTCTCAACCAGATTAGAAAAAGATGTAATGCATTTTCTGGTTTCTATTTTGTTGTGTAGTAAATATAGCCAAGTGCTTCGAGTGAAGCCATCAACAATTGTAAGGAAATATTTGGAACCATCATAGGCAGCAACTGAGCAAGGTCCCCAAAGGTCGCAGTGTATTATTTCAAAAGGTCTAGAAGTTTTATGTTGACTATGGGGAAAGGTGAGATAATGGAGTTTAGCCAATGGACAAATGTAGCAAGGTTTGCTATCGATAGATGAGATATTTTTCCTTACAATTAGATCTGTAATTAAACTTAAACATGGAAAGGAAAGATGACCTAGGCGACAGTGCCAAAGGCCAGTGACATCAACATTGTGTTGAATAGAGGTTGAAATAGGAAATTTAGCATTTGGAAATTGTGAAAAAGTGTTGACAAGAGTTGAAGGAGAGACTACAGTTCTTAACAAGTGGTACAGGTCATTTCTTACTTCACCCTTCCCAATCGTTGTCCAAGAGAAAAGGTCCTGAATAAAGCAGCAATCAGACAAAAAAACTAGATAGCAGTGAGAGAGTTAGCCAGTTTCTTGgctgaaattaaatttaaatggaATGATGGAATGCATAAAACTTCATGTAGGTAGAGTGAAGGTGTTAGTTGTACAGTGCCAATGTGGGTGACAGGGGCTTCAGTGCCATTTGGCAATTTAACAGAATAGGAAACAGGCACAGTGATTTTAGTGAACAATGAGGTGCAGCAGACCATATAGTCTGTTGCACCTGTGTCTATAATCCAAGAACTATCAATTGAATGGAGTGTGTTGTGTGTGCAGGTAGAGAGACAAAAAGAGGTACCAGAGAGATGAGAATGTGCGGAAGGCTGATTGGCAGAAGTAACATTGGATTGAATCTGATTAGCAGATGGTTGAGCAACAATGGAGGGCTCCCTTGGCTGGAGTAGAGCTATTAATTGTTGATACTAAAACCTTGTTAAACCCACTCTTTCATCACTAACTTCCTCAAGGTTCGAAGTAGAAGATATTATGGATTGAGTAGCAAAAACAGCAGGGTTATGGGGTCTGTTGAAAAGTTTCTGGCCTAGTGGGTAGCCATGCAATTTATAACACTTCTCCATTGTGTGTCCAGATAGATGGCAGTGAGAGCACACAGGAGCCTCTGCATTTCCAACTTTGAAACAAGTTTCAAGACTATGGCCGAAAATTTTACAATGGGTGCAATAGGCATGTTCTTTCTTTGGATAGGGTCGTGACTGAGTTGAGTATTTGGTATATGGGACAAGAGGTTTTTTGATGGCTAAGGCCATAGAGTCAGGTGATGGGGAATGGGGAATAAGCTGCTGTTGGTGTTCATGTTGTTGGATGAGTGAAAAAACTTTGGTGACAGATGGTAAAGGATCTAGGATCATTATTTGATCACGGACATCAGAGTATTTATCATGTAAACCCAAAAGAAATTGGAACACACAGTCACGTTGATGTCTATCTAAAAGTGTTTTCATGGTGCCACAATTACAAGCAGGGATTGGGTTGTATATCGAAAGCTCATCCCATAGAGTTTTTAGCTTACCTTAATAGACACTTACAGAGTCATGATCTTGGAGAAGGCTAGCTAAGGTTTTCTTAAGCTAGAAGATGCGTGGGCCATTCTGTTGGGAGAATCGATCCTGAAGGTCCAGCCAGATTTTGCGTgcatcatcaatgaatacaaTGCTAGACTTGATGGAGGGACTGATCGAATTTTGGATCCACGACACGACCATGTTGTTTCAACGCTCCCAAAGCTCAAGGAGAGGATCTGTTGGGTCAGATGGTTGCAGGATTGTACCCGTGATGAAACCCAATTTGTTCTTAGCCCAAAGTGTTTGTCGCATAGCACGGGACCATGTGGTGTAGTTTTCTGTGGTGATTAAATCGGTAACTAGAACCACGACAGGGTTGTCACCGTTGTCTAGTCGAAAGGAGTTATCGGGGTCACTCAAGTTCAAGTAGCAAGCCATATTGATGGCACGAGGGGTGTTTAAGGAGTTATCTGTGTGAGTAGAGGAGGAATCGGCAGAACCAGATGGTCCTCCATGAGAGGTTGCTCTCAGGCTCTATATACCATGTAACAAAGcatagaagaaaaggaaaaaggctAAGTTGCAGAGAGCATCATGCACAAAGGGGCTGTAAAGTTTCCTCTGTATATTGAATGAATGAAATGCACGATACAAATAGGGACTCATATACACACTCTGCTCTAACAAACTAATAGAATCCTAtaccaaaaatagaaaccagCTAATTAAAGTAATACtttttgagaataaaataaaatataagtaaaacaAATAAGACAAAATGTTTATCCTTTTCCAGAATGACTTGTAGCTGTTGTAGGAATGAGACGACTTGTAGTTGGCGCATACTCAGTGTGTAATAGATCCAGTTGCCTTCCCTGTGGATCCTTCCATTACTCATTCTATTGCACAGGCCCAAAAGATTTTGGCATCAGAGCCAACCATGACTAACGCATGCGTCGACCGCTTGGAGCAGCAAATGGCCAATTTTGGGGGTCTAATGGTCGAGCGTCTTGTGAAGCAACTCGAAGAGACAAATGCCAAATTGGATTCCTTTGCAACCAAACATTCTGGTGGTGGGGAAAATTCTGGTTCATGCTTTCAAGGAGGTAGGGACCACAATGGGTCTTCCAACTCAGTGATTCCCAAATTGGCCAAGTTGGATTTTTCAAAGTATAATGGGTTGGGCAATCCAACCAATTGTGGATATATCAGGTGGAACAATTCTTTGAATTCCAACAAACTAATGAGCAGGAACAACTACCCTTGGCTGCATACCATCTGGAAGGGGAGGCCCAAATGTGGTAACAGCTCTTCAAGGATAGTGAAGGTATTTACTCCTGGGATGCTTTGAAAGTAGGCTTACACATAGGTTACGGGCCGGGCCAacaacatttgaagatcatttcgGTGAGTTGAGTAAATTGCAGCAAATGGGGATGGTACGAGACTATCAACTGTAGTTCGAACAACTTCTGAGTGAGTCAGCATCGTTTGAGGGGCCATTGATCCTATAATTCATTCTTCAACTGATAGTTCATGCTTTCAAATGTGACACAGGTAGTTCATACTTCAACTCGATGGTTCTTTACTAGATGCTCATCATTAATTTATGGGGTTGAAGTCACAACATGCTATGGGTATGAGGGTTATGGTGGCAAACAGTGAGAAATTGGACTGTAGGGGGTGGTGTAAGGAGTGGGCGTTATGCTCCGAGGGACCCAGTTTTCCATCGATTTTCTATTATTGGATTTGGAGGGATGTGATGCAGTGCTTGGCATGCAATGGCTTTGCACTTTGGGTCCCATTTGGTGGGGTTTTGCTAAACTACTGATGAGCATCCAGTACAAGAACCATCGACTTAAGTTAAGAGGGATCAAGGGTCCTCGGCACAAGGTTGTTGAAGATAGAGTAGCCACCAAGGACCTGttcaaaagaaaatcaagattttTATGCCAATTTTTACCAACAAGAAGTCAAGATCCGCAAGGGCTGAGTTATTTCAACATTCACCTAGGAGCTGACCTCCCTGGACCGTCTTCGACCAATGGCTCACTGCTATAGCTATGACAAAAATATCAAGATGTTTTTCGGATCCAGTGGAGTTGCCTCTTGATAAATCACGCAATCACTATATTCCACTCTTGCCTAGTGCAGACCCTGTTAATGTTCGCCCTTATCCATACCCGCATTACCAAAACGGAGAGATTGAGAAGATAGTCTTTGAATTATTGCAATCGGGTGTAGTACTAATAGGATAAATGATCCTATGGTGCATTTTAACAAATAGAAGGAGGGCATCCATGGCACTGCAACAATTGTAGAGAACTAGCAACAAGGCCTTCGCAATATACAACAGCGAGAACAGATTCCTTCTAGAAAAGAATAGTaaagaaaaaagttatttttactCTACAATTTTCGTAAcaaatattcttttattctcttttcaCTGTATAAATACTCACTATTGATCAATGAAAGATTCaatgaagaaattttataaacataattCTTTTTTGACATGGCATCAGAGCATACCGACTAACGTCACTCTGAACCATGACTTCCCCATCCTTCTCCAACCCTCCTTGTTCCTCCAACATATGCTCCTTCTCTCAAATCATCATCACCAAGTTAACCACTGATAATTACCTTCtatggaaggtatagattttaGCTTACCTGAGAGGGCAAGACCTCTTTGGTTATGTCGatggctctctctctcgtccCTCTGAATCTTTAACTAACCCTTCAGACAACATTGCCAAATTCAACCCAGCCTTCCTTTCATGGCAACGCACAAACCAACTGGTCTTGAGTGTCTGTTTTCCTCTCTATCCAAGTCCATTATAGGACATGTACTCTCCTCCACAATAGCTCGAGAGCTCTGGGTCTCATTGGCCTCAATGTTTGCTTCTCATTCTCAAGCTAACAAGTTCCAGATCCGTTTCTAGCTTACAAATATTTCTAGAGGAGGTCAAACAATATCTGAGTATTTCAGGAAGGTACGCCTCCTTGTTGATTCAATTGCCTAGGACCTTCATATGAGTCCTTCATTACTTCGATTGCTACAAGGGCTTTGCCTCTCTCCTCCAATGAGTTATATAAACTCTTTCTTATACATGAAGCTTGTGCTTCACATCTTACAAGGAGTATTATCTCCTCTATTGAGCTCTCTGCCAATTTCAATGCCTCTGGTGGACGTGACCAACATGGTCGTGGCTCTCCTCGTAGTGGACATCAAGGTAGAGGTAGAGGATGCTACTCCTTCAATTCTTGTGGAGGACGATCATTCCCTTCTAGCAATCCAACACCACACTACACAGCTTAATGACCCACATGTCAGGTTTCCAACAAGGCAAGGCATGTTGCCCTCCAATGCCGACATAAGTTTGACCATTTTTATCAATTTGATGCCCCAAGGTCCTTCTTGGTAAATTATACGGCTcttgattcatttttttatgcTTCATGCTATCCGGATTCAGCAATTACACACCATATTACTAATGATCCGAGTAACTTGAACATTTCTTCTAAATAGTACAATAGTGGTGACACAATACAGGTTAGAGATGGTATTGGCCTTCCAATCCAGAATTTCAATGATGCTTGCATTTTGCCcaattcttcttcctcttctttctctcttcacaaCTTATTTCATGTTCCATTCCAtctattacaaaaaatttagtTTTGGTTCTTCAATTTTGCATAAAGAATTCttgtttttttgaatttcactctTCTCACTTTTCTGtgaaggacaaaaaaaaaaaaaaactagaaaactcCTTCTCACAGGACCCACGCATAATGGCCTTTATGTCTTCCCTTCAAAACTGTCTCTAGATTCATCTCCCTCTACTCATGTTAGTAAAAGAACCAATCTAGCTCAATGGCACCGAAGGCTAGGACATCCATGCTCCCTTGCCTCACGAGTATCGCACTCCAAGTGTTTTCAACTTTCTCCAATTGATTCGGTCTTCCAATATTCAGAATGCCCTTTAGCAAAATGTCATCAACTACCATTTTGTAATAGTCGGGCGCATTATTCCAGG
Encoded here:
- the LOC122299872 gene encoding VQ motif-containing protein 8, chloroplastic-like, coding for MSPAKFNGDDDLHENSRREINGVRPSPLKIRKGSRFIHKPSSSTSNSSVPCVNVPARQQKQPRPPVIIYTQSPKIIHTHAKDFRALVQKLTGMSSPSSSNNNHETDTAQVPPDPDQPHESRGESAFFVEGNHNHNIKTLSNDDNDSSSVLTDENSSGGCGVDFKASSFSISSANESQSHPHFADIPSFTPNDHTNFYGWTRPVYQYPDSANISPAVFKFM